Part of the Leifsonia soli genome is shown below.
GAAGAACGGAAACCCGTCACGGCGCTCTTCTTTCGCCAGCTTCTCCGGGCCGAGCGCGCGGAACGCCCCGCCGGTGAGGTGGGCGAGGCCCATCCACGCGCGGATCAGCGGACTGGGCCCCGCATCGGCTGCCGGGTAGGCGACCGTCTTCTGCTGCGCGGTCTTCGACGCCGGCTTGCGCGCGGTCGACCCGCCGCGACCGGAGTTCCGGGCGCGTGCATTCGACTTGGTGCTCGTAGCCATGCGACAACGGTACGTCGTGCCCCCGTCATCGCGCGGTTCCCGCGCCTGAGTTGTGGAAATCCGGCCGGGTCAGCGGACTGTGCGCACCATCGTGTCGGAGCCCTCCCCCGAGGCCACCGTCACGTAGCCCTCGCTGACGTACAGGCGCTGGGCGAAGTTGGAGCGCTGGACGCTGAGGCTGAGACGCGCGTGGCCGCGGGCTGCGGCCATGCGGGCCAGCTCGCGCAGCAGCGCCCGGCCGACCCCCTGCGCCCGCCAGTGCGGGTAGACGCCGAGGGTGAGCTCCGGAACGCCGGGCGCGACGAAGCCGTAGCCCGGATCGCTCGGCGAGAACAGCCGTGCCCACGTGGCGCCCACCGGAACACCGGCGGCATCCTCCGCCACGCAGCCGAAGTCGCCCGGCCGCTGCCAGCCGGCGATGTAGTGGCGGACGGACGGATCGTCGAGGACGGTCACCCGCGGTCTGGTGCGGACCGGATTCCAGTTCGCGGCCTCCACCAGCATGTCCGCGAGCACCCGCGCGTCGCCGGGGACGGCGGGTCGGATGCGGAACGCGTTCATGGACGAACGGTACCCGCCGCCGTGTTTCGGGCGGGTAACGATCCCGGCCACGCCGCTCCCGACCGGGTCAGGCCTCGATCACCAGGGGCACGATCATCGGACGGCGGCGGTAGCTGGTGTTGACCCAGCGGCCGACGGTCCGGCGCACCACCTGCGAGAGCGCGTGCGAGTCGCGGACGCCGTTGTGGGCGGCCTCCGCGAGCGCGGCGGCGATCTTCGGCTTGACGTCGTCGAACACCGCGTCGTCCTCGGCGAATCCGCGGGCGTGCACCTCCGGACCGGTCACGATGCGACCGGTGGCGGCCTCCACGACGACGATGATCGAGATGAAGCCCTCCTCCCCCAGGATGCGGCGGTCCTTCAGGTCGGCGTCGGTGATCTCGCCGACGCTGGAGCCGTCGACGTACACGAAGCCCAGGTCGAGCTGGCCGACGACGCGGGCGACGCCGTCGCGCAGGTCGACGACCGAGCCGTCCTCGGCCAGGATCGTGTTCTTCTCGGGAACGCCGGTGTCCATGGCGAGGCGCGCGTTCGCCACGAGGTGGCGGTACTCGCCGTGCACGGGCATGACGTTCTTCGGCTTCAGGATGTTGTAGCAGTAGAGCAGCTCGCCCGCGGCCGCGTGACCGGAGACGTGCACCTTCGCGTTGCCCTTGTGCACCACGTTGGCGCCGAGCTTGGTGAGCCCGTCGATGACGCGGTAGACCGCGTTCTCGTTGCCCGGGATCAGGCTCGACGCGAGGATCACGGTGTCGCCGGGGCCGACCTCGATCTGGTGGTCGAGGTTCGCCATCCGGGCGAGGACGGCCATCGGCTCGCCCTGCGAACCGGTCGACATGTGGACGATCTCGTCGTCGGGGAGGTCGGCGGCCTTCTTGTAGTCGATCAGCACACCCTCGGGCACCTTGAGGTAGCCGAGCTCCGCCGCGATGGTCATGTTGCGGACCATCGAACGCCCGAGCAGTGCGACGCGGCGGCCGTTCGCGGCGGCCGCGTCGAGCACCTGCTGCACGCGGTGGACGTGGCTGGAGAAGCTCGCCACGATCACGCGGCGGGGCGCGCGGGCGATGACGGCGTCGAGCACCGGTCCGATCGAGCGCTCCAGCGGAGTGAAGCCGGGGACGTCGGCGTTGGTGGAGTCGGCGAGGAACAGGTCGACCCCCTTCTCGCCGAGCCGCGCGAAGGCGCGGAGATCGGTGATGCGGTCGTCGAGCGGCAGCTGGTCCATCTTGAAGTCGCCGGTGTGGAGGACGACGCCGGCCGGCGTGGTGATCGCCACGGCGAGCGCATCCGGGATGGAGTGGTTGACCGCGACGAACTCGAGGGAGAACGGGCCGAGCTGCTCGACCTGCCCCTCCTTCACCGTGAGCGTGTACGGCTGGATGCGGTGCTCCTTGAGCTTCGCCTCCACCAGGGCGAGCGTGAGGCCCGAGCCGATCAGCGGGATGTCGCGCCGCAGCTTGAGCAGGTACGGCACGGCGCCGATGTGGTCCTCGTGACCGTGCGTGAGGACGACGCCGACGACGTCGTCCAACCGGTCGCGGACCGGCTGGAAGTCGGGGAGGATCAGGTCGACGCCCGGCTGGTCCTGCTCCGGGAAGAGGACGCCGCAGTCGACGATGAGGAGCTTGCCTTCGTATTCGAAGACGGTCATGTTGCGGCCGATCTCACCGAGACCGCCGGTCGGGATGATGCGGAGTGTTCCGGGTTCGAGCGCGGGAGGCTCGGCGACGAGGTTGGGCATGTGCCCTCCTATTTCTGTGTTCTTCGCGGGGCTTCGCGCGCCCGCCATGTGTTCGACCGCCTGTGCGGTCGTCAGCGTGTGGTCCCGGCGATCTTCGGGAGCGCACCGCCCGCGGCCGCATTGCGGTCGGGGCGGAAGTTCGAGAAGTCGACACCGGGGATGTCGTGGACGAGGTCGAGCTCGTCTTCGATCTGAGCGGCCTCCCACTCCTCGGGCCCGACGAGCGGGAGACGCACGCGGGGGCTCGAGATGCGGCCGAGGCCGTGGAGGATGTACTTGGCAGCAACGGTACCGGGCACGTGCGTCATCACGGCGCGCACGAGCGGCTCGAGCTTGCGGTGGGCTGCGGTGGCGGTCGCCAGGTCTCCGGCGTTCACCGCATCCACGATCTGGCGGTAGGGGGTCGGAGCGATGTTCGCCGTGACGCCGATGAGCCCGCTCGCCCCGATGGAGAGGTGCGGAAGCACGTTGGCGTCGTCGCCCGAGAAGTAGAGGAGGTCGGTCTGGTTGAGCACCCGGCTGACCTCGCTGAAGTCGCCCTTCGCGTCTTTGATCGCGAGCACGTTCGGGTGCTTGGCGATGCGGAGGATCGTCTCGTATTTGATGGGGACCCCGGTGCGGCCCGGGATGTCGTAGAGGATGACCGGCAGGTCGGTCGAGTCGGCGATCATCCGGAAGTGGGTGAGGATTCCGGCCTGCGTCGGCTTGTTGTAGTACGGCGTGACGACCATGACGCCGTCGGCCCCGGCCTTCTCGCTCTGCTGGTACAGCTGGATGGCGTGCGCGGTCTCGTTGGACCCGCCGCCGGTGATGATCTTGGCCCGGCCGGCGGCGACCGACTTGCCCACCTCGACCAGACGGAGCTTCTCCGCGTCGGTCAGCGTCGAGGTCTCCCCCGTCGTGCCGGTGACGACGATCCCGTCGGCACCCGCCTGGATCACGTCGTCGATGTGCTTCTCGACCGCCGCCCAGTCCACTTCGCCATCGGCGGTGAACGGGGTGACCAGGGCGACGAGGACCTGGCCGAACGGATTCTCGGAAGCAGCCATGCCACCAGGCTATCGGGTCGCCGTCACAGGAGGTCACATTCGGTGCGCTGTGGACGACGTCGGCGTAGCGTCCCGGGCTGTGAACGGATTCGCAGCTCTCGGCATCCTGCTCGGGCTCGTCGCCGTCGTCACGGCGGCCGGCCTCCTCTGGCGCGCGACGACCGGGCGCGCGCGGACGGTCGGCGGGCACGACGTCGTCGCCCCCTCCGAGGTCGGCGTCGACGCGTTCGGCGGCCGCGCCACCCTCCTGCAGTTCTCCACCGAGTTCTGCGCGCCCTGCCGCTCCACCGCGCGTGTGCTCGACGGCGTCGCGGCCGGCACCGACGGCGTGAGCCATACGGAGGTCGACCTGACGGACCGGCCCGAGCTCGCGACACGCTTCGGCATCCTCCAGACGCCGACCACCCTCGTCCTCGACGCCACGGGCGCCGTCCGCGCCAGGATCGGCGGCGCGGCACGCGCGGACGACGTCCGCCTCACCCTCCACCGCATCCTCGGGAGCGACCATGTCTCAGCCTGATCCGGCGGCGTCCGCCGCCACCGCCGCATCCCCCTCGACGGCGTCCGGTGCATCCGGCCGCCCCGGCATCGACCCGCGATCGCCGCGATTCGGCGCGGGGATCACGGCGGTGCTGCTCCTCGTCGACCTGTTCCTCTCGCTGATCGGGGCGACGACCGCGGCGGCGGTGCTGCTGCTCGTCATCGCGCTCCTCTTCGCCTGGGGCGCCGTCGCCGGCATCCGCCGCCACCCGTACGGACTGCTCTTCCGCGCCGTGATCCGTCCGCGCCTGGCGCCTCCCGCCGAGCTCGAGGACCCGGCGCCGCCCACCTTCGCGCAGGCCGTCGGGCTGCTCGTCACCGGGGTGGGCCTCGTCCTGTTCGTGGCCGGTGTGCCGCTCGCGCTGCCGATCGCCGCGGCGCTGGCGTTCGCCGCGGCCTTCCTGAACTCGGTGTTCGGATACTGCCTCGGCTGCCAGCTGTACCTCCTGCTGGTGCGCGCGCGACTCATCCGGCACTCCGCCGGGGCCTGATCGCCCGTCGAAGCGTGACCGCCCGTCGAGCCGCGACCCCCGCCGGCCCAGCCGGGAATCCGCCCAGCACCCGGTGACGGCGCCGGAACCCGTCAGTAGGGTGGAGAGGCCCGGCCGCGCTCGGCGGCAGAGGGTCACGAG
Proteins encoded:
- a CDS encoding GNAT family N-acetyltransferase, with amino-acid sequence MNAFRIRPAVPGDARVLADMLVEAANWNPVRTRPRVTVLDDPSVRHYIAGWQRPGDFGCVAEDAAGVPVGATWARLFSPSDPGYGFVAPGVPELTLGVYPHWRAQGVGRALLRELARMAAARGHARLSLSVQRSNFAQRLYVSEGYVTVASGEGSDTMVRTVR
- a CDS encoding ribonuclease J, which codes for MPNLVAEPPALEPGTLRIIPTGGLGEIGRNMTVFEYEGKLLIVDCGVLFPEQDQPGVDLILPDFQPVRDRLDDVVGVVLTHGHEDHIGAVPYLLKLRRDIPLIGSGLTLALVEAKLKEHRIQPYTLTVKEGQVEQLGPFSLEFVAVNHSIPDALAVAITTPAGVVLHTGDFKMDQLPLDDRITDLRAFARLGEKGVDLFLADSTNADVPGFTPLERSIGPVLDAVIARAPRRVIVASFSSHVHRVQQVLDAAAANGRRVALLGRSMVRNMTIAAELGYLKVPEGVLIDYKKAADLPDDEIVHMSTGSQGEPMAVLARMANLDHQIEVGPGDTVILASSLIPGNENAVYRVIDGLTKLGANVVHKGNAKVHVSGHAAAGELLYCYNILKPKNVMPVHGEYRHLVANARLAMDTGVPEKNTILAEDGSVVDLRDGVARVVGQLDLGFVYVDGSSVGEITDADLKDRRILGEEGFISIIVVVEAATGRIVTGPEVHARGFAEDDAVFDDVKPKIAAALAEAAHNGVRDSHALSQVVRRTVGRWVNTSYRRRPMIVPLVIEA
- the dapA gene encoding 4-hydroxy-tetrahydrodipicolinate synthase, whose amino-acid sequence is MAASENPFGQVLVALVTPFTADGEVDWAAVEKHIDDVIQAGADGIVVTGTTGETSTLTDAEKLRLVEVGKSVAAGRAKIITGGGSNETAHAIQLYQQSEKAGADGVMVVTPYYNKPTQAGILTHFRMIADSTDLPVILYDIPGRTGVPIKYETILRIAKHPNVLAIKDAKGDFSEVSRVLNQTDLLYFSGDDANVLPHLSIGASGLIGVTANIAPTPYRQIVDAVNAGDLATATAAHRKLEPLVRAVMTHVPGTVAAKYILHGLGRISSPRVRLPLVGPEEWEAAQIEDELDLVHDIPGVDFSNFRPDRNAAAGGALPKIAGTTR
- a CDS encoding TlpA family protein disulfide reductase — encoded protein: MNGFAALGILLGLVAVVTAAGLLWRATTGRARTVGGHDVVAPSEVGVDAFGGRATLLQFSTEFCAPCRSTARVLDGVAAGTDGVSHTEVDLTDRPELATRFGILQTPTTLVLDATGAVRARIGGAARADDVRLTLHRILGSDHVSA
- a CDS encoding DUF4395 domain-containing protein, producing the protein MSQPDPAASAATAASPSTASGASGRPGIDPRSPRFGAGITAVLLLVDLFLSLIGATTAAAVLLLVIALLFAWGAVAGIRRHPYGLLFRAVIRPRLAPPAELEDPAPPTFAQAVGLLVTGVGLVLFVAGVPLALPIAAALAFAAAFLNSVFGYCLGCQLYLLLVRARLIRHSAGA